A region of bacterium DNA encodes the following proteins:
- a CDS encoding PrgI family protein — MLYKVPQKINLEDKVIGPLTFRQFLYLLAGGIPAIIIIKTLEIFGLSIFVGIILTLPLWLSASFLAFGKFQEQNMDQIIVAFLSFFRSPKIFIWKTTIVSPRVKILSKKKKRHKFSTPKSLSSRLQNLHEEISIYGIPTQKSRKRIVARQKKLNIKIKIKPFKNLPQKEKQEVPSTFLATPHSQNSILSKNKK, encoded by the coding sequence ATGCTTTATAAAGTCCCACAAAAAATTAATCTAGAAGACAAAGTTATTGGCCCTTTAACCTTCCGCCAATTTCTCTATCTGCTGGCTGGCGGCATCCCCGCTATTATTATTATTAAAACCTTAGAAATATTTGGTCTAAGCATATTTGTGGGCATAATTTTGACCCTGCCTCTATGGCTTTCAGCCTCATTTCTGGCTTTTGGCAAGTTCCAAGAACAAAACATGGACCAAATCATTGTTGCTTTTTTGAGCTTTTTTCGCAGTCCAAAGATATTTATTTGGAAAACAACAATTGTTTCCCCTAGAGTCAAAATATTAAGCAAAAAGAAAAAAAGACACAAATTCTCTACCCCCAAAAGCCTGAGCAGCCGTCTGCAAAATCTCCATGAAGAAATATCTATATACGGTATACCAACGCAGAAAAGCAGAAAAAGGATTGTTGCCAGACAGAAAAAATTAAATATAAAAATAAAAATAAAACCTTTTAAAAACCTGCCGCAAAAAGAAAAGCAAGAGGTTCCTTCTACTTTTCTAGCAACACCCCACTCCCAAAACTCTATTTTATCTAAAAACAAAAAATAA
- the valS gene encoding valine--tRNA ligase: MNKIPSRFEKDQEKEIYNLWEKKGYFNPDKLPESLARKKTYTVMLPPPNITGSLHMGHALNATCQDIVVRYKRMKGFKTLWVPGIDHAGIATQNVVEKELLKQGKKRQDLGRDEFIKQIWEWKEKYGEIILDQLKILGASCDWSRTTFTLDPSYQEAVKNAFKAYLKKGLIYQGERIINWCPRCQTALSDIELEYKEEKNFLWYINYPLVKPEGKTKFITVATTRPETMLGDTAVAVNPKDKRYQKLVGKKIILPLVGRKIPVIADKRVDINFGTGAVKITPAHDPLDFEIAKTHKLKAIKVINEEAKIIKPTPYKGLDIQTARAKIEADLKKEKILAKKEAYSHNVAFCYRCGTKIEPLLSKQWFVKMKPLAKKASQVVEKGEIEFIPKRYKKVYLDWMKNIKDWCISRQIWWGHKIPLKGEDDVLDTWFSSALWSFAALGWTGNPKKDAKNKDLKNFYPTSSLFTAKDIIYLWVARMIFSGLFFKKKIPFSQVYIHSTILNPEGKRMSKSLGTGINPLELWEKFGADGVRFGLAIKAGWRQEIRFKEEDYTAGRNFATKIWNATRFIILNLQKSKVLSYKEIKQLKLSPSQKQALKEFKTTLKSVEKNIESFRFDLALKSAYTFFWHYFCDKVIEENKEAFKNKNKTTSLFLVFLLVNSLKMLHPFMPFVTEAAFLALKKKTYIKPDNELIVQPWPQIN; the protein is encoded by the coding sequence GTTGTCCGCTATAAAAGAATGAAAGGGTTTAAAACTCTCTGGGTCCCAGGTATTGACCACGCTGGGATCGCTACCCAAAATGTAGTGGAAAAAGAGCTCTTAAAACAAGGAAAAAAGCGCCAAGATTTGGGACGAGACGAATTCATCAAACAAATCTGGGAGTGGAAGGAAAAATATGGAGAGATTATTTTAGACCAGCTCAAAATTTTAGGAGCAAGCTGTGACTGGAGCCGAACAACCTTTACTCTTGACCCCAGCTACCAAGAAGCAGTAAAAAACGCCTTTAAAGCATATCTTAAAAAAGGCTTGATTTATCAAGGAGAACGCATAATTAATTGGTGTCCAAGATGCCAAACCGCTCTCTCTGATATTGAACTAGAATACAAAGAAGAAAAAAATTTTCTCTGGTATATTAACTATCCTTTAGTTAAACCTGAGGGCAAAACTAAATTTATTACTGTAGCCACCACCAGACCAGAGACAATGCTGGGAGATACAGCTGTAGCTGTTAACCCTAAAGACAAACGATACCAAAAATTAGTTGGTAAAAAGATTATTTTACCTCTTGTTGGCCGCAAGATCCCCGTTATTGCTGATAAACGTGTAGATATAAATTTTGGCACTGGCGCAGTAAAAATTACACCAGCCCACGATCCTTTAGATTTTGAGATTGCCAAAACTCATAAATTAAAAGCTATTAAAGTAATTAATGAGGAAGCAAAAATTATAAAGCCCACTCCTTACAAGGGCCTTGATATCCAAACAGCTAGAGCAAAAATTGAAGCTGATCTTAAAAAAGAAAAGATTTTAGCCAAAAAAGAAGCTTACTCACACAATGTTGCTTTTTGTTATCGCTGTGGAACCAAAATTGAACCCCTACTGTCTAAGCAGTGGTTTGTAAAAATGAAGCCTTTGGCCAAAAAGGCCTCCCAAGTAGTGGAAAAAGGGGAAATAGAGTTTATCCCCAAGCGCTATAAAAAAGTCTATCTTGATTGGATGAAAAACATTAAGGATTGGTGCATCTCCCGCCAAATCTGGTGGGGGCATAAAATACCTTTAAAAGGTGAGGACGATGTTTTAGACACTTGGTTTTCTTCTGCTCTCTGGTCCTTTGCTGCTTTGGGCTGGACAGGAAATCCTAAAAAAGATGCTAAAAACAAAGACCTTAAGAACTTCTACCCCACCTCGTCTTTATTTACAGCCAAAGATATTATCTATCTCTGGGTAGCCAGAATGATCTTTTCTGGCCTCTTCTTTAAAAAGAAAATTCCTTTTAGCCAAGTTTATATTCATTCCACAATCCTTAATCCTGAGGGCAAAAGAATGAGCAAATCTCTTGGCACAGGAATTAATCCTTTAGAACTATGGGAAAAATTCGGAGCTGATGGAGTTCGTTTTGGTCTGGCTATTAAAGCAGGTTGGCGCCAAGAGATTCGTTTTAAAGAAGAAGATTATACTGCTGGCCGCAATTTTGCCACCAAAATCTGGAACGCCACCCGCTTTATTATTCTTAATCTTCAAAAAAGTAAGGTTTTATCTTATAAAGAGATTAAACAACTCAAGCTTTCTCCTTCTCAAAAACAAGCTTTAAAAGAGTTTAAAACCACTCTTAAGTCAGTAGAGAAAAATATTGAGAGTTTTCGTTTTGACTTAGCTCTTAAGTCCGCTTACACCTTTTTTTGGCACTATTTCTGCGACAAGGTCATTGAGGAAAATAAAGAAGCTTTTAAAAACAAAAACAAAACCACTTCATTGTTTTTGGTTTTTCTTTTAGTTAATTCTCTAAAAATGCTTCACCCTTTTATGCCTTTTGTCACTGAAGCCGCTTTTTTAGCTCTTAAGAAAAAAACCTATATTAAACCTGATAACGAACTCATTGTTCAGCCTTGGCCCCAAATCAACTAA
- a CDS encoding ATP-binding protein, whose translation MKKPDKQAKKLLEKGKITLQDIIAPSFVRLSNNYLKINEFYITTLFAFGFPRYLSPGWFNSIINKDSVLDISIFVYPQKNAQILKELRHRLASLEATWRMEKEKGLVSDPELETALQDIEEIRFSLQRGEVKLFLVGFYITIYSRSLKKLKLFREEIESDLGGKMIITKPAIFRNLQGFNSSLPLNIDELQVWRNFDTGSLSTFFPFVSQNITSTSGILYGINSFNSSLVIFDRFKLPNANSIIFATSGSGKSYLAKLEALRYLIQGTDIIVLDPEGEYKNLAGAAGGTFVDVSLKSPHHINPFDLPQNTKESGENILREAIIRIKGLIALMVGGKLSAEEEGILEKALFETYALKDIGPDVSSHKNPPPLISDLQKVLASMEGGGRLATLLDKYARGTFAQLFNNPTNVDLDKNFIVFGIKNLEEELRPIAMYMILGYVWNMVKQNFKKRLMIIDEAWLMMQHEDSAKFIYALAKRARKYWLGLTVISQDVEDFLNSKYGRAVVYNSALTMLLKQTTAASDKVTEVFHLHQGEKSLLVYLDVGQTLMIAGKQKAVIDILASYHEHKLITTKPEEISEAASPK comes from the coding sequence ATGAAAAAACCAGATAAACAAGCCAAAAAACTATTGGAAAAAGGGAAGATAACTTTACAAGATATTATTGCCCCTTCTTTTGTGCGCCTAAGCAATAATTACTTAAAAATTAATGAGTTTTATATCACTACTCTTTTTGCTTTTGGCTTTCCCCGCTATCTCTCTCCCGGCTGGTTTAACTCCATTATTAACAAAGACTCTGTTTTAGACATCTCTATCTTTGTTTATCCTCAAAAAAACGCTCAGATTTTAAAAGAATTAAGACACCGTTTAGCCTCTCTAGAGGCTACTTGGCGGATGGAAAAAGAAAAAGGGCTTGTTTCTGATCCAGAATTAGAAACCGCGCTCCAAGATATTGAGGAAATCCGTTTTTCTCTGCAAAGAGGAGAAGTAAAACTTTTTCTTGTCGGTTTTTACATCACTATCTACTCCCGAAGTCTAAAAAAACTCAAGCTTTTCAGAGAAGAAATAGAATCAGATCTAGGAGGAAAAATGATAATTACTAAACCAGCTATATTCCGCAACCTGCAAGGATTTAACTCTTCTCTGCCTCTTAATATAGACGAGTTACAAGTATGGCGCAATTTTGATACTGGTTCTCTTTCCACCTTTTTCCCTTTTGTTTCCCAAAATATCACCTCTACCTCAGGCATTCTTTATGGCATAAACTCCTTTAATTCGTCTTTAGTGATTTTTGATCGCTTTAAACTACCCAATGCAAACTCAATTATCTTTGCCACTTCGGGTTCAGGAAAATCATACTTAGCCAAGTTAGAAGCCTTGCGTTATCTTATCCAGGGCACAGACATAATTGTTCTTGACCCTGAAGGTGAGTATAAAAATTTAGCTGGCGCTGCTGGCGGCACCTTTGTTGATGTTAGTTTGAAATCTCCTCACCATATCAACCCCTTTGATTTGCCCCAAAACACCAAAGAATCAGGAGAAAACATTTTAAGAGAAGCTATTATTAGAATAAAAGGACTGATTGCTTTAATGGTGGGTGGAAAACTTAGTGCTGAAGAAGAAGGCATTTTGGAAAAAGCTCTTTTTGAAACCTATGCTTTAAAAGATATTGGTCCTGATGTCTCCAGCCACAAAAACCCTCCCCCCTTAATCTCAGACCTGCAAAAGGTTTTAGCCAGTATGGAGGGGGGAGGGCGTCTGGCAACACTTTTAGACAAATATGCTCGGGGAACTTTTGCCCAACTTTTTAACAACCCTACCAATGTTGATTTGGACAAAAACTTTATTGTTTTTGGCATTAAAAATTTAGAGGAAGAACTAAGACCAATCGCAATGTATATGATTTTAGGTTATGTCTGGAATATGGTAAAACAAAATTTTAAGAAAAGATTAATGATTATTGATGAGGCATGGTTAATGATGCAACATGAAGACTCAGCTAAATTTATTTACGCGCTCGCGAAAAGAGCAAGAAAGTATTGGTTGGGTTTAACAGTTATCAGTCAAGATGTAGAAGACTTTTTAAATTCTAAATATGGACGCGCGGTAGTTTATAACTCGGCTTTAACAATGCTTTTAAAACAAACAACAGCGGCCTCAGATAAAGTCACTGAAGTATTCCACCTGCATCAAGGTGAAAAGAGTCTTTTGGTTTATTTAGATGTTGGCCAAACCCTGATGATTGCAGGAAAACAAAAAGCAGTAATTGATATTTTGGCCTCTTATCACGAACATAAACTCATTACCACCAAACCAGAAGAAATATCTGAAGCCGCATCACCAAAATAG